One window of the Acaryochloris sp. CCMEE 5410 genome contains the following:
- a CDS encoding FHA domain-containing protein — MTSSPAPQLIITGEIPQQIDLTSQKTWTLGRSSINSIVLAEGAVSRHHAKLEVVDNRHCYFVDLNSSNGSQLNQKRVTEPLLLKHGDVITIGSTDIRFHFPYVTHSGSTIPFRPKQVLMMQESATQGIIWQEILCSQGFDVHWLPPSANIQQRMNLDAAANVLPDLLLVDIEAYKGDALALCAWCRDTYPQLPLFLTLSTIASASIVETNATLPTGTGKILPAFPCDQLSLKIGTFVQSLESVLEGMGGCTLNQQDLMAALASLDQILSRSSIPIGASPTVEDDLDEFTILNNKKNPQAS, encoded by the coding sequence ATGACGTCTTCCCCTGCGCCCCAATTGATTATTACTGGCGAGATTCCACAACAAATTGATCTCACCAGCCAAAAAACTTGGACCCTAGGACGAAGTTCGATTAATTCGATTGTGTTGGCGGAAGGGGCCGTATCTCGGCATCATGCCAAGCTAGAGGTTGTGGATAATCGGCATTGCTACTTTGTGGATCTCAATAGCAGTAATGGTTCCCAACTGAATCAGAAGCGGGTCACAGAGCCGTTGCTGCTCAAACATGGCGATGTGATTACCATCGGATCCACTGATATCCGATTTCACTTTCCCTATGTCACCCATTCTGGGTCTACGATTCCGTTTCGTCCTAAGCAGGTGTTGATGATGCAGGAGTCGGCCACTCAAGGCATCATTTGGCAGGAGATTCTCTGTTCTCAGGGATTTGACGTCCATTGGTTGCCCCCTTCTGCCAACATCCAACAGCGCATGAACTTGGATGCGGCGGCTAATGTTCTACCCGATTTACTGTTGGTGGATATCGAAGCGTATAAAGGGGATGCCTTAGCATTGTGTGCTTGGTGTCGGGATACGTACCCCCAACTGCCCTTATTTTTGACCCTGAGTACCATCGCGTCTGCTTCCATCGTGGAGACGAATGCAACTCTGCCCACGGGAACGGGGAAAATATTGCCCGCTTTTCCTTGCGATCAGCTATCCCTGAAAATTGGCACTTTTGTGCAATCCCTAGAATCTGTCCTAGAGGGCATGGGAGGCTGCACCTTGAATCAGCAGGATCTAATGGCGGCTCTGGCCAGCTTGGATCAGATTCTCAGTCGTTCCAGCATTCCCATTGGTG
- a CDS encoding VanW family protein, translating into MPVIYLQQPQPQQRTRLRLLLGRQYYIQKRKWEWQFSGTKFAVPKGANRLPITVFSHQSFLLRQLKDVDMWLQHNKVTNLQLAINCINPVIIYPGEVFSFWYLVGNPTKRRGFKLGMTLNNGQVKSGYGGGLCQLANLIYWMALHSPLTIKERWRHSYDVFPDLNRSLPFGSGATVAYNYIDLQLENNTHQPFQLCLWLTDTDLCGELRSDTKCPYHYDILERNHQITGPVAGRYMRHNQIFRKKRHVLTDEVFPDEFITENHALMMYSPLLSSGDEVSSSKSSVHS; encoded by the coding sequence TTGCCTGTGATCTACCTTCAACAGCCCCAGCCTCAGCAACGCACTCGCCTGAGATTATTGCTAGGTCGACAATATTACATTCAAAAACGAAAGTGGGAATGGCAGTTTTCAGGGACAAAGTTTGCAGTCCCCAAGGGGGCCAATCGCTTACCTATCACAGTATTTTCCCATCAGTCTTTTTTACTACGCCAACTTAAAGACGTAGACATGTGGCTGCAGCACAACAAAGTCACTAATTTACAGCTAGCCATTAATTGCATCAACCCAGTCATCATTTATCCCGGAGAGGTTTTCTCCTTTTGGTATTTAGTCGGCAATCCCACCAAACGACGCGGATTCAAATTGGGTATGACCTTGAACAATGGCCAAGTGAAATCAGGGTATGGAGGTGGACTGTGCCAGTTAGCCAATCTGATATATTGGATGGCTCTACATTCTCCCCTAACCATTAAAGAACGCTGGCGACACAGCTATGATGTCTTTCCCGATCTCAATCGTTCCCTTCCCTTTGGCAGTGGGGCAACGGTCGCCTATAACTATATTGATTTACAGCTAGAAAACAACACTCACCAACCCTTTCAACTATGTCTCTGGTTAACGGACACAGACCTATGTGGCGAGCTGCGATCGGATACAAAATGTCCCTATCATTACGACATCTTGGAGCGCAATCACCAAATTACGGGTCCTGTTGCTGGTCGATATATGCGCCACAACCAGATTTTTCGGAAAAAACGTCATGTATTGACCGATGAGGTTTTCCCAGATGAATTTATTACTGAGAACCACGCACTCATGATGTATTCACCCTTGCTAAGTAGTGGGGACGAGGTGTCATCTTCTAAATCCTCAGTCCATTCCTAA
- a CDS encoding matrixin family metalloprotease encodes MRQSFQLNFEHELESPIESLNDLKVGSTSQASVDIKSDNIDIAPQQILELSELGTKVNLPDIQTFISIPLFSAEPSTQDTTLEKNVGTPAPKTLESGYCCLCTACGTAHSHGARFQTGGSFAQFNDSNGRFKWNQPGGSGNAVNITYSFAPSFQLNGLSDSQAKSLFREALGVWADYAPLNFREVQDPGNGSDVDIRVGAEFIDGRSGTLAFAFFPRGGDQTYDTGETWNAGLFLETAVHETGHSLGLGHESGVDAIMNPSIQRRFSGAGTAFLLQDDINGIRSLYGSGTGSVSPLSPSPTPTPAPAPAPAPAPAPAPAPAPVPTPTPTPTPTPTPTPTPTPSPSPTPTPSPSPTPGDNRIDGTNRNDVLRGGSRNDVIRGFGGNDLISGRRGNDRLFGGSGNDRMFGGSGNDVMSGDGGSDRMSGGSGNDRMFGGSGNDRIDGDSGNDVLNGGSGNDSLFGGNGRDRLIGVNTSDAKPGVGEIDFLRGGRDADVFVLGDSQKVYYADGPATSNYAVVQDFTPNQGDVLQLNGSASDYSLGVSQSSGTALIYEGGSSREVIAIIQGTTNFSLNSSAVRYV; translated from the coding sequence ATGCGTCAATCATTTCAGCTTAATTTTGAGCATGAGTTGGAATCTCCAATTGAAAGCTTGAATGACCTGAAAGTTGGTTCAACCTCACAAGCATCTGTCGATATCAAAAGTGACAATATTGATATTGCCCCACAGCAAATCCTAGAACTCTCTGAGTTAGGTACTAAAGTCAATCTTCCTGATATTCAGACTTTCATCTCGATACCACTTTTTTCGGCTGAGCCATCCACACAAGACACTACATTAGAGAAAAATGTGGGAACTCCAGCTCCAAAGACGCTAGAAAGTGGTTATTGCTGTTTATGTACTGCTTGCGGAACTGCACATAGCCATGGTGCAAGGTTTCAGACAGGTGGATCGTTTGCTCAATTTAATGACAGTAATGGGCGATTCAAATGGAACCAGCCTGGAGGAAGCGGGAACGCAGTCAATATTACATACAGTTTTGCACCTAGTTTTCAATTAAATGGGTTATCAGATAGCCAGGCGAAATCTCTCTTCCGCGAGGCTCTGGGTGTTTGGGCAGATTATGCTCCATTAAATTTCCGAGAAGTTCAAGATCCTGGGAATGGCAGCGACGTTGATATCCGGGTCGGAGCTGAGTTTATTGATGGTCGTAGTGGTACCTTGGCTTTCGCATTTTTCCCGCGAGGCGGTGATCAAACCTACGATACTGGCGAAACTTGGAATGCTGGCTTATTTCTAGAAACCGCTGTTCATGAAACGGGCCATAGTCTCGGCCTTGGGCATGAATCTGGAGTGGATGCGATTATGAATCCCTCGATTCAACGGCGGTTTAGTGGGGCGGGCACTGCGTTCTTGCTACAGGATGATATCAATGGAATTCGCAGTCTTTATGGCAGTGGTACTGGGTCTGTTAGTCCCTTATCACCTTCTCCGACTCCAACCCCAGCTCCAGCCCCAGCCCCGGCTCCAGCCCCAGCTCCGGCCCCAGCCCCGGCTCCGGTGCCAACGCCCACTCCTACTCCAACACCAACTCCGACACCGACTCCAACACCAACTCCATCACCAAGCCCAACACCAACTCCATCACCGAGTCCTACGCCTGGTGACAACCGGATTGATGGCACTAATCGGAATGATGTCTTACGTGGTGGATCCCGTAATGATGTGATTCGGGGATTTGGTGGTAATGATTTGATCAGTGGTCGAAGGGGAAATGATCGCCTGTTTGGGGGAAGTGGCAACGATCGTATGTTTGGTGGCTCGGGTAACGATGTGATGTCTGGCGATGGTGGTAGCGATCGTATGAGTGGTGGCTCGGGTAATGACCGTATGTTTGGCGGCTCAGGCAATGACCGTATCGACGGCGACTCGGGCAACGATGTATTGAATGGTGGCTCAGGCAATGACTCTCTATTTGGGGGAAATGGCCGCGATCGATTAATTGGTGTCAATACCAGTGATGCTAAACCCGGTGTCGGAGAGATTGATTTCCTGCGAGGGGGAAGAGATGCAGATGTCTTTGTCTTGGGAGATAGCCAAAAGGTTTATTATGCTGACGGTCCAGCAACCAGTAATTATGCAGTGGTACAAGACTTCACACCCAATCAGGGAGATGTATTGCAACTGAATGGCTCAGCCAGCGATTATTCATTAGGGGTTTCACAGTCCAGTGGAACGGCCCTGATTTATGAAGGGGGGAGTTCTCGTGAAGTCATCGCGATTATCCAAGGCACGACTAACTTTAGTCTGAACAGTAGTGCAGTCCGGTACGTGTAG
- a CDS encoding glucose-6-phosphate isomerase, whose protein sequence is MDAAALWQRYQDWLYYHEQLGIYVDISRMSFDDAFVERLEPKFVKAFKEMDALEAGAIANPDENRMVGHYWLRDSNLAPTPELKKEIVTTLEKIEAFAADIHAGRIKPATAPRFTDVISIGIGGSSLGPQFVSQALAVLHPALELHFIDNTDPAGIDYILDRVQDRLDTTLVVTISKSGGTPETRNGMLEAKNRFKNLGLDFPKHAIAVTGYGSKLAQIAEDEGWLAMLPMHDWVGGRTSELSAVGLVPASLQGIAIREMLAGAKAMDEATRVHDLKTNPAALLALSWYFAGEGAGKKDMVILPYKDSLMLFSRYLQQLVMESLGKEKDLDDKIVHQGIAVYGNKGSTDQHAYVQELREGIPNFFLTFIEVLKDRDGPRFEVEPGVTSGDYLSGFLLGTREALYEKRRDSITVTLPEVTSKQVGALIALYERAVGLYASLINVNAYHQPGVEAGKKAATDTIALQNKIVQILRNTLTPLPITSLADKAEAPDKIETVYKIVRHLAANKRGVELYGNPAEPGSLQVTLKG, encoded by the coding sequence ATGGATGCAGCCGCCCTTTGGCAACGCTATCAAGATTGGCTTTATTACCACGAGCAGCTGGGTATCTATGTAGACATCAGCCGCATGAGTTTTGATGATGCATTTGTGGAACGCTTGGAGCCTAAGTTTGTAAAGGCGTTCAAAGAAATGGATGCCCTGGAAGCGGGTGCGATCGCAAATCCTGACGAAAATCGTATGGTGGGCCATTATTGGCTCCGAGACTCCAATCTCGCCCCCACCCCTGAATTAAAAAAAGAAATCGTTACCACGCTAGAAAAAATAGAAGCCTTTGCGGCGGATATTCATGCTGGACGGATTAAGCCCGCCACCGCCCCCCGCTTTACCGATGTAATTTCCATTGGCATTGGTGGGTCGTCATTGGGACCTCAGTTTGTGTCCCAAGCCTTGGCCGTGCTCCATCCTGCTTTAGAGCTGCATTTTATCGATAACACCGATCCGGCGGGCATTGATTATATTTTGGACCGGGTCCAAGATCGCTTAGATACAACCCTGGTAGTCACCATTTCTAAGTCTGGCGGCACACCTGAGACGCGAAATGGCATGTTAGAAGCGAAAAACCGCTTCAAAAATTTGGGATTAGATTTTCCCAAGCATGCCATTGCTGTTACGGGGTATGGCAGTAAACTGGCCCAAATTGCTGAAGATGAGGGCTGGTTAGCCATGCTCCCCATGCATGACTGGGTTGGGGGCAGAACCTCTGAACTGTCTGCGGTGGGTTTGGTGCCAGCTTCCTTGCAGGGCATTGCCATTCGAGAGATGCTGGCCGGGGCCAAAGCCATGGATGAAGCCACCCGTGTGCATGATCTCAAAACCAATCCCGCCGCCTTGTTAGCCTTGTCTTGGTATTTTGCCGGGGAAGGGGCAGGCAAAAAAGACATGGTGATTTTGCCTTATAAGGACAGCCTGATGTTATTTAGCCGTTACCTTCAACAGCTGGTAATGGAGTCCCTAGGTAAAGAAAAAGATCTGGACGACAAAATTGTCCATCAAGGCATTGCGGTGTATGGCAACAAAGGTTCAACGGATCAACATGCCTATGTCCAAGAACTGCGGGAAGGTATTCCTAACTTCTTCCTGACCTTTATCGAGGTCTTAAAAGATCGGGACGGCCCCCGTTTTGAAGTGGAACCGGGGGTGACCTCCGGGGATTACTTATCGGGATTTCTCTTAGGGACTCGGGAAGCGCTATATGAGAAGCGGCGTGATTCCATTACCGTGACTTTGCCAGAAGTGACCTCCAAACAGGTGGGGGCTTTGATTGCTCTATATGAGCGGGCTGTGGGCCTCTATGCGTCCTTAATTAATGTCAATGCCTATCACCAACCGGGTGTTGAAGCAGGCAAGAAAGCCGCAACGGATACCATTGCTTTGCAAAATAAAATTGTGCAAATCCTCAGGAATACCCTAACGCCATTACCTATCACCAGTTTGGCTGATAAGGCCGAAGCCCCGGACAAAATAGAAACGGTCTATAAAATTGTCCGGCATCTCGCCGCCAATAAACGGGGGGTTGAGCTATATGGTAATCCAGCTGAACCAGGGAGCCTCCAGGTCACGCTCAAGGGCTAG
- a CDS encoding ABC transporter ATP-binding protein, which translates to MEDKRQPAPPVQPEKMLLTAQGLSKAFGGIQAVNNAELHVPEGKIIGLIGPNGAGKTTLFNLLCNFIPPDHGRIIFNGKPIERLQPHKIALQGMIRTFQVARVLSRLSVLENMLLAAPHQTGEKLQNTFFQAHIIRRQEKELKEKAHIILESVGLAAKVNDYAGALSGGQRKLLEMARGLMADPKLMLLDEPAAGVNPTLIQQICGHINRWNDNGITFLIIEHNMDVIMSLCDRVWVLAEGQNLAEGTPAEIQANKEVLEAYLGQ; encoded by the coding sequence TTGGAAGATAAGCGCCAGCCCGCCCCTCCAGTCCAGCCAGAAAAAATGCTGTTGACCGCCCAGGGACTCTCCAAAGCCTTTGGCGGTATCCAAGCTGTTAATAATGCTGAACTCCATGTCCCCGAAGGCAAGATTATCGGGTTAATCGGTCCTAACGGCGCCGGGAAAACCACTCTATTTAATTTGCTCTGTAACTTCATTCCCCCAGACCACGGTCGGATTATTTTCAACGGGAAGCCCATCGAGCGTCTGCAGCCCCATAAAATTGCCCTCCAGGGCATGATTCGTACCTTTCAAGTAGCTCGCGTTCTGTCTCGGCTCTCGGTCTTAGAGAACATGCTGCTGGCCGCCCCCCACCAAACCGGGGAAAAATTGCAAAATACCTTTTTCCAAGCCCATATCATCCGTCGGCAAGAAAAAGAGCTAAAGGAAAAAGCCCATATCATTCTGGAATCCGTGGGCCTAGCCGCCAAAGTGAATGACTATGCGGGTGCCCTCTCTGGTGGTCAGCGCAAGCTGCTGGAAATGGCCCGAGGTCTAATGGCGGATCCCAAGCTGATGTTGTTGGATGAGCCTGCTGCAGGAGTGAACCCCACCCTAATTCAGCAAATCTGTGGCCATATCAATCGGTGGAATGACAACGGCATTACCTTCTTGATTATTGAGCACAATATGGATGTGATTATGTCCCTGTGCGATCGCGTCTGGGTATTGGCCGAGGGACAAAATCTAGCCGAAGGCACCCCCGCAGAGATCCAAGCCAACAAAGAAGTGCTAGAAGCCTATCTAGGACAGTAA
- a CDS encoding branched-chain amino acid ABC transporter permease: MEVGYFVSLALFTTIYALFSLGLNLQWGYTGLINFGHIAFMAIGAYTTIALTLPNFIKEMPQRLMEQYPAIASQEGLVSVLDFLGDTLPEQVPLVIAVLIGASLAALLGLAIGTSTLRLREDYLSIVTIGVSEVVRLVAVNEEWLTRGPRGVFNYPLPLEKLEPNLVIQGGMIASLVLVLGLALWRLWQWLLQQPQREGRPPLSLPLFVGYVICLVGVAACWWFSFSLSLTVELPSALQEIVLLVMRFAMVAPLGIVGVILVYASCRRPLQQLRTQSMGTHLSLLAVSMGMGLVVMFFGVHIMGIIDYTYKAGLLWLLILTIALVFWQLERWVNSPWGRVLTSIREDEEVAKALGKDVFRYKLQSFMLGGAIAGIAGSFYAWQLTFINPDGFIPLLTFQAWIIIVAGGAGNNVGTLLGAGIFWAYNEVTRFILPNILPLDDARLGAFRVMVIGLMLIVLMMWRPQGLLGKKEELTLGR; the protein is encoded by the coding sequence ATGGAAGTTGGCTATTTTGTTTCTCTGGCGCTGTTCACCACCATTTATGCTCTATTCAGTCTAGGACTGAATTTACAGTGGGGTTACACCGGGCTCATTAACTTTGGTCATATCGCCTTTATGGCGATTGGAGCCTACACCACCATTGCCTTGACCCTGCCCAACTTCATCAAAGAAATGCCCCAGCGGCTGATGGAGCAATATCCAGCGATTGCCAGCCAAGAGGGGCTGGTCTCTGTGTTGGACTTTCTAGGGGATACGTTGCCTGAACAGGTTCCCTTAGTGATTGCCGTGCTGATTGGGGCCTCCTTGGCTGCGCTACTGGGATTAGCCATCGGCACCAGTACGCTACGACTTCGGGAAGATTACCTCTCCATTGTCACCATTGGCGTCTCGGAAGTGGTTCGCTTGGTAGCCGTCAATGAAGAATGGCTGACCCGAGGACCGCGAGGCGTCTTTAACTATCCCCTCCCCTTAGAGAAACTAGAGCCTAATTTAGTGATTCAAGGAGGGATGATTGCCTCCTTAGTCCTGGTCTTGGGTCTGGCCCTGTGGCGACTGTGGCAATGGCTCCTACAGCAACCTCAACGAGAGGGACGTCCCCCCTTGTCTCTCCCTCTATTTGTCGGCTATGTCATCTGTTTAGTTGGCGTTGCCGCCTGCTGGTGGTTTTCCTTTTCCCTCAGCCTCACCGTTGAGCTGCCGTCGGCTTTACAGGAAATCGTCTTGCTGGTGATGCGGTTCGCCATGGTCGCGCCTTTAGGAATTGTGGGGGTTATTCTGGTCTATGCGTCCTGTCGGCGACCCTTGCAGCAACTCCGCACCCAGTCCATGGGGACCCACCTCAGCCTACTCGCCGTTTCCATGGGAATGGGATTAGTGGTGATGTTTTTTGGGGTTCACATCATGGGCATTATCGACTACACCTACAAAGCGGGACTGCTATGGCTGCTGATTTTGACTATTGCCTTGGTCTTTTGGCAGTTGGAGCGCTGGGTCAATTCGCCCTGGGGTCGCGTATTAACCTCGATTCGAGAAGATGAGGAAGTTGCCAAAGCCCTGGGGAAAGATGTCTTTCGCTATAAGCTACAGTCCTTTATGTTAGGCGGTGCGATCGCAGGTATTGCCGGATCCTTTTATGCCTGGCAGCTCACCTTTATCAATCCCGATGGCTTTATTCCCCTCCTCACCTTCCAAGCCTGGATTATTATTGTGGCTGGAGGCGCAGGCAATAACGTGGGCACCCTGCTGGGAGCTGGAATTTTCTGGGCCTACAATGAGGTGACTCGGTTTATCTTGCCCAATATCCTGCCCCTAGATGATGCGCGATTGGGGGCTTTTCGGGTCATGGTGATTGGCCTGATGTTGATTGTTTTGATGATGTGGCGACCCCAAGGTCTGCTGGGTAAAAAGGAGGAACTCACCCTTGGAAGATAA
- a CDS encoding metal-binding protein: protein MPSGRTHDQITLGMLPGIAIVTLVLSRSASLTLSLSGAFLFSGLMFGPDLDIYSIQYKRWGWLRVIWLPYRKVLHHRSWLSHGPIIGTILRLLYLGIWLGLGAILAGLLLTQVWGIPVNRQQLLQQAELYRQQYLSEGLAILLGLEIGAMSHSFSDGLGSLCKSTLKRLKL from the coding sequence ATGCCCTCTGGCCGCACCCATGATCAAATCACCTTAGGGATGCTTCCTGGTATTGCTATTGTTACCCTAGTTTTGAGTCGGAGTGCAAGCCTGACCCTCAGTCTCAGTGGTGCCTTTCTATTCAGTGGATTGATGTTTGGCCCGGATCTCGATATCTACTCCATCCAATACAAACGGTGGGGATGGCTGCGCGTTATTTGGTTACCCTACCGCAAGGTATTACATCATCGATCCTGGCTATCTCATGGCCCCATTATTGGCACGATACTAAGATTGCTTTATCTAGGCATCTGGCTCGGGTTGGGGGCTATACTAGCAGGACTCTTGCTCACCCAAGTTTGGGGCATCCCTGTGAACCGTCAACAACTCTTGCAACAGGCAGAGTTGTATCGTCAGCAATATCTATCCGAAGGACTGGCTATTTTACTCGGACTAGAAATAGGAGCCATGAGCCATTCTTTTAGTGATGGCCTTGGATCGCTATGCAAGTCAACCTTAAAACGGCTCAAACTGTAG